From a single Planctellipticum variicoloris genomic region:
- a CDS encoding ABC transporter permease: MTRLTNWLVQTALPPLVLFALVLLAWQGIVTWFEIKPFLLPGPLGVAATIRDSAGRLTQALLFTGAAALCGFGLSLLVGTLVAFAFSQSRILRTSGYPYAIFLQTVPVVAVAPLIVLWLGYGFQSVVVVAFILSLFPIITNATAGLLTIDPDLVDLFRLNNASRWQVLWKLRFPNAVPAICVGAKTSSGLAVVGAIVGEFFAGYGTKQFGLGYLIRAATDGFQSDALFAAVLMSTLLGIAIFGVVTLTGAAILARWYDGPVEHRR; encoded by the coding sequence ATGACGCGTTTGACAAACTGGCTGGTGCAGACCGCACTGCCTCCGCTGGTGTTGTTTGCACTGGTGCTGCTCGCCTGGCAGGGGATCGTCACCTGGTTCGAGATCAAGCCGTTCCTGCTGCCTGGACCACTGGGGGTGGCGGCGACGATTCGCGACTCTGCCGGCCGGCTGACGCAGGCGTTGCTGTTTACGGGGGCCGCGGCACTATGCGGGTTCGGGCTCAGCCTGCTGGTGGGGACGCTGGTGGCGTTTGCGTTTTCGCAATCGCGGATTCTGCGAACCAGCGGGTATCCGTATGCGATTTTTCTGCAGACGGTTCCGGTGGTCGCCGTGGCGCCGCTGATCGTGCTCTGGCTGGGTTATGGGTTTCAGAGCGTGGTGGTCGTGGCCTTCATTCTGAGCCTGTTTCCGATCATCACGAACGCGACTGCGGGGCTGCTGACGATCGATCCGGACCTGGTGGATCTGTTTCGGCTGAATAACGCCAGCCGCTGGCAGGTCCTCTGGAAGCTGCGGTTTCCGAATGCGGTTCCGGCGATCTGCGTCGGGGCCAAGACCTCAAGCGGGCTGGCTGTCGTCGGGGCGATCGTGGGGGAGTTCTTCGCCGGCTATGGTACGAAGCAGTTCGGGCTGGGGTATCTGATCCGGGCTGCAACCGACGGCTTTCAGTCCGATGCACTCTTCGCCGCCGTGCTGATGTCGACGCTGCTGGGGATCGCAATCTTTGGCGTCGTCACGCTGACGGGGGCCGCGATCCTCGCTCGCTGGTATGATGGTCCGGTTGAACATCGCCGGTAG
- a CDS encoding OmpA/MotB family protein produces MADDDAPPGVPEWVVTYGDMMSLLLTFFIMLVSMSEVKANKKYRQVLESLQQHLGYRAGARVPPGPYFPLNSMVEQLTTLGSFKDDPTGKGGVKAPQTVDGPDTRTLTNRPGVPIPVEPVLLFDTGSLVLDEAGQRAMEKIVAAVAGKPNKIEIRSHCAPGKPDLRRFQDNWQLTYARGHAVYELLRKAGVNPERVRIVACGEYQPPNSSTDMRSLQADRVEVIMLDTYASDYIGPRDGAG; encoded by the coding sequence ATGGCCGACGACGACGCTCCCCCCGGCGTACCGGAGTGGGTGGTGACTTACGGCGACATGATGTCGCTGCTGCTGACCTTCTTCATCATGCTCGTCTCCATGAGCGAGGTGAAGGCGAACAAGAAGTACCGCCAGGTGCTTGAGTCGCTCCAGCAGCATCTGGGCTACCGGGCCGGCGCGCGGGTCCCCCCCGGCCCCTATTTCCCGCTCAACAGCATGGTCGAGCAGCTCACCACGCTCGGCTCTTTCAAGGACGATCCCACCGGCAAAGGGGGCGTGAAGGCGCCGCAGACAGTGGATGGTCCGGACACCCGGACCCTTACGAACCGTCCAGGCGTCCCGATCCCCGTCGAGCCGGTTTTGCTCTTCGACACCGGAAGCCTGGTGCTGGATGAGGCCGGCCAGCGAGCCATGGAAAAGATCGTGGCCGCCGTTGCAGGGAAACCGAACAAGATCGAAATCCGCAGTCACTGCGCTCCGGGCAAACCCGACTTGCGTCGGTTCCAGGACAATTGGCAGTTGACGTACGCCCGCGGTCACGCAGTCTACGAACTGCTGCGCAAGGCCGGAGTGAATCCGGAGCGAGTGCGCATCGTCGCGTGCGGCGAATACCAGCCCCCCAACAGCTCGACGGACATGCGCAGCCTGCAGGCCGACCGCGTCGAGGTCATCATGCTCGACACCTACGCGAGCGACTACATCGGCCCGCGCGACGGCGCCGGTTAG
- a CDS encoding response regulator yields MTHRILICDEQPHVTRLMSLKLSHAGYEVHTAADGEAAWRVMQDWIPDLVITDESLLRLSGQELVARMRQSAVLDRIPVVLLSASEICDITNRARLAQLHVAEQVHKPFSPRQLIEDVQQILELENTNRLESVSA; encoded by the coding sequence ATGACGCACCGCATTCTGATCTGCGACGAGCAACCGCACGTCACCCGCCTCATGTCGTTGAAGCTGTCGCACGCGGGGTACGAAGTGCATACCGCCGCCGACGGCGAAGCCGCCTGGCGCGTGATGCAGGACTGGATTCCCGATCTGGTAATCACCGATGAGAGCCTGCTCCGGCTGTCGGGTCAGGAACTGGTGGCCCGGATGCGGCAGTCGGCCGTGCTCGACCGCATTCCTGTCGTGCTTCTGTCGGCGAGTGAGATCTGCGACATCACGAATCGGGCGCGATTGGCGCAGCTTCATGTCGCCGAGCAGGTTCACAAGCCGTTCAGCCCGCGGCAGCTCATCGAGGACGTGCAGCAGATTCTGGAGTTGGAAAACACGAATCGGCTCGAATCTGTATCGGCGTAA
- a CDS encoding ABC transporter substrate-binding protein, translated as MTLRVRLHSMVLIAGWLLLAGCSRDAGTPVAGPGKASPSAAEPVAVEIALNWYPEAEHGGFYAALLNGEYEKEGLKVTIRPGGPQAPALQQVATGQVQFCVDNADKLLLARAQQADVVAVMVPIHDSPRCILVHESSGIQTFDDLAKREGLKLAINTGQPFAQYLQSKLDLSKAQIVPYPGNVVQFVLDENYAQQAYSFSEPFAASEKGVKSRTLMVSELGFNTYTSALMTSRKMLETQPELVRKVVRASLRGWQQYLQDPGATNAHIHEQNLEMGLGILEFGVNGLKPLCRDPQGSAAEFGRMDPQRWTELVQQMETAGSLKAGAVAPADAYTNEFLPAE; from the coding sequence ATGACGCTTCGAGTTCGTCTGCATTCAATGGTTCTGATCGCCGGCTGGCTGCTGCTGGCCGGTTGCAGTCGCGATGCCGGGACGCCGGTCGCCGGGCCGGGTAAGGCGAGTCCGTCGGCGGCGGAGCCGGTCGCGGTGGAGATTGCGCTGAACTGGTATCCGGAGGCGGAGCACGGCGGATTCTATGCGGCGCTGCTCAATGGCGAGTATGAGAAGGAAGGGCTGAAGGTCACGATTCGCCCGGGGGGACCGCAGGCGCCGGCGCTGCAGCAGGTGGCGACGGGGCAGGTGCAGTTCTGCGTCGATAACGCCGACAAGCTGCTGCTGGCGCGTGCGCAACAGGCGGATGTGGTGGCGGTGATGGTTCCGATTCACGACAGTCCGCGGTGCATCCTGGTTCACGAGTCGTCCGGCATTCAGACGTTCGACGATCTGGCGAAGCGGGAAGGGCTGAAGCTGGCGATCAATACGGGGCAGCCGTTTGCGCAGTACCTGCAGAGCAAGCTGGACCTGTCGAAGGCGCAGATCGTTCCCTATCCGGGAAACGTGGTGCAGTTCGTGCTCGACGAAAACTATGCGCAGCAGGCTTACAGTTTCAGCGAGCCGTTTGCGGCGAGCGAGAAGGGCGTGAAGTCGCGGACGCTGATGGTCTCGGAGCTGGGGTTCAATACCTACACCAGCGCTCTGATGACTTCGCGGAAGATGCTCGAGACTCAGCCGGAACTGGTTCGCAAGGTGGTGCGGGCGTCGCTGCGGGGCTGGCAGCAGTATCTGCAGGACCCGGGAGCTACCAATGCTCACATTCACGAGCAGAACCTGGAGATGGGGCTCGGCATCCTCGAATTCGGCGTGAACGGATTGAAGCCGCTGTGTCGAGATCCGCAGGGAAGTGCGGCGGAGTTCGGGCGCATGGACCCGCAGCGCTGGACGGAGCTCGTCCAGCAGATGGAGACCGCGGGTTCGCTGAAGGCCGGCGCCGTTGCGCCGGCGGACGCTTACACGAATGAGTTTCTGCCGGCCGAGTAG